The sequence TTAGGTCACTGGTTGCCGTCGCTAGCCCCGTTAGCTTTGGCATCAGGCGTACCGCTAAAGTACCAAAAGAATAGCCTTAAACCCCAGTAAAGGCCCGCTAGCACACCTGTCAACTACCCATATTTGAGCACTCTCTGCATCAGGCGAATGCCATAGCCAATTTCAAGCTCTTCAGTCAGCAGCAACAGATCAGGTTTCAACTGCTGGACCAGTTGTAACCCTTCATCCTCTGTTGTTGCTCCTCCTACAAGCCGAGGAGCAATAAACGGTGCCAGGCAGATTCCTGTGAGCGCAAGGCGATCACCCATCACCACCACAATCCGGAAGCCATCCAGAAGATCCATGCAGGTCTGGATCGCCTGGGAGATCGTGCGCGACTCAAGCCGAAGTTGCATGCGCTGAGCAGGTGGAAGCTGAACTGCACTTCTGATAGCAGTGAACATCAGTTGTTAATCACAGCCATCCAGCCTCAACAGCAGAATGGTTCGAACTGGATGTCTTCAATGCGTCTTCTCGCCTCACTGTTGGCCCTCTGCTTCGCCCTGTTGCTGCCCGGGCAAGTTCAGGCCAAGACACTGGAAGTTGACATCCACACCATTTCCCAAGACGGAGTCGGTGAGTCGATCGGCACGGTTCTTGCCAGCGACAGCAAGAAAGGACTTGTGATCAAACCCTCCCTAACCAGCCTGAGCGAAGGCGAGCATGGTTTCCATCTGCATGCCGGCTCGTCCTGCCAAGCGCAACTCAATGATGAAAACGTCAGCATCCCAGGGCTTGCAGCCAAAGGACACTGGGATCCCGACAACACCAACACACACGCCGGTCCTTTCGGTGATGGACACCGCGGTGATCTCAGTCGACTGATTGTGAATGCCGACGGCAGCACGACAACCGAAGTTGTGGCACCGCGATT comes from Synechococcus sp. UW179A and encodes:
- the sodC gene encoding superoxide dismutase family protein, with product MRLLASLLALCFALLLPGQVQAKTLEVDIHTISQDGVGESIGTVLASDSKKGLVIKPSLTSLSEGEHGFHLHAGSSCQAQLNDENVSIPGLAAKGHWDPDNTNTHAGPFGDGHRGDLSRLIVNADGSTTTEVVAPRLSTADLRGRALIVHAGGDTYSDVPPLGGGGARIACGIAG